Proteins from a genomic interval of Ensifer canadensis:
- a CDS encoding glycosyltransferase family 2 protein has protein sequence MAKLTIIIPYYQKEPGILRRALSSVFAQTFQDFHVLVVDDQSPYPVDEELAPLSENMRERITIVRQPNQGPGGARNTGLDHVPEDSEFVAFLDSDDVWTPDHLRNAYQSLTRFDADCYWASITGGDAFYYHFGVADLLKSDTCIRLQESPLVVEIPDLSNVMLRNWSFLHLSCMVIGRSLFETIRFDAALRLAAEDVLFFCDCVLSARRVVLCDAAGAERGEGINIFHSIDNDSPEFLQQQFNTFVALETLEGRFSRRPQEIASIRSFQHTARRQALWSQARRLRRRKVPQFRLLARWVWRDPKLLQSALELAVGKLSPQR, from the coding sequence ATGGCAAAGCTGACGATTATTATACCTTACTACCAGAAGGAGCCGGGCATCCTTCGGCGGGCGCTTTCGTCCGTCTTCGCCCAGACATTTCAGGACTTCCATGTTTTGGTCGTCGACGATCAATCTCCTTATCCTGTTGATGAGGAGCTGGCGCCGCTCAGCGAAAACATGCGCGAGCGCATCACCATCGTGCGCCAACCCAACCAGGGACCGGGCGGCGCACGCAACACCGGGCTCGACCATGTTCCTGAGGATTCGGAGTTCGTGGCATTCCTTGATTCCGACGACGTCTGGACGCCGGATCACCTCAGAAATGCCTATCAAAGCCTGACGCGATTCGATGCCGATTGTTATTGGGCGTCGATAACGGGAGGCGATGCATTCTACTACCATTTTGGCGTCGCCGATCTCCTGAAGAGCGATACCTGCATCCGGCTGCAGGAGAGCCCGCTGGTCGTGGAAATCCCCGATCTATCCAACGTCATGCTGCGGAATTGGAGCTTTCTGCACCTTTCCTGCATGGTGATCGGGCGCTCGCTGTTCGAAACGATCCGCTTCGATGCCGCACTCCGGCTGGCAGCCGAGGACGTGCTGTTCTTCTGCGATTGCGTGCTGTCGGCGCGACGTGTGGTCCTTTGCGATGCCGCGGGTGCGGAACGCGGCGAGGGCATCAACATCTTCCATTCGATCGACAACGATTCGCCGGAATTTCTGCAGCAGCAGTTCAACACTTTCGTGGCGCTTGAAACGCTTGAGGGCCGCTTTTCGCGCCGGCCGCAGGAAATCGCCTCGATCCGCTCCTTTCAGCATACGGCCCGCCGTCAGGCATTGTGGAGTCAGGCTCGGCGCCTGCGTCGCAGGAAGGTGCCACAGTTCAGGCTGCTTGCCCGCTGGGTATGGCGCGATCCGAAATTATTGCAAAGCGCCCTTGAACTGGCCGTCGGCAAACTGTCACCGCAACGCTGA
- a CDS encoding polysaccharide pyruvyl transferase family protein — MKPYYWESHHGNFGDDLNLWLWDFLLPGFRDSHDDILLVGVGTVLNRALLPDGMRKLVLGSGFGYGTLPDMRDAAEWDIRCVRGPLTAEKVGIEHERGIVDPAVMVAEMPEFQNLPKIHKRSFVPHWESAIAGMWPMTCGTVGLHYIDPRGEAGAVIREIAQSELIVAESMHGAILADAFRVPWVAVSTSNSINSFKWNDWARTVGVTYRPRHVPVSSRAEAMIKGTRFWGMGFDIAETYGEDPNRRQIDGDLVVGATQPRQTFLRGAAKQLLAAPSTLALWQASRAQPQLSEDRVLAERKARFRDVLDTVRRDYL, encoded by the coding sequence ATGAAGCCCTATTACTGGGAATCACATCACGGAAATTTTGGAGACGACCTCAATCTTTGGCTCTGGGATTTCCTCTTGCCTGGTTTCCGCGACAGCCATGACGACATTCTGCTCGTCGGCGTCGGTACGGTGCTCAATCGAGCGTTATTACCCGACGGCATGCGAAAATTGGTGCTTGGCAGCGGCTTTGGCTATGGCACGCTTCCGGATATGCGCGATGCGGCGGAATGGGACATTCGTTGTGTGCGCGGCCCGCTGACGGCCGAAAAGGTCGGTATCGAACACGAACGCGGCATTGTTGACCCGGCGGTGATGGTCGCCGAGATGCCGGAGTTCCAGAACTTGCCCAAGATCCACAAGCGTAGCTTCGTGCCCCATTGGGAGAGTGCGATTGCCGGCATGTGGCCGATGACCTGCGGCACGGTCGGCCTGCACTACATCGACCCGCGTGGAGAGGCCGGAGCCGTGATCCGGGAGATCGCGCAGTCCGAGCTGATCGTGGCCGAATCGATGCACGGAGCGATTCTCGCGGACGCCTTTCGCGTTCCGTGGGTCGCGGTCTCGACTTCGAACAGCATCAACAGCTTCAAATGGAACGATTGGGCCCGGACGGTCGGGGTCACCTATCGCCCTCGCCATGTCCCGGTTTCAAGCCGGGCGGAAGCGATGATCAAGGGGACCCGGTTCTGGGGCATGGGTTTTGATATCGCCGAGACCTATGGTGAAGACCCGAACCGGCGGCAGATCGACGGAGACCTGGTCGTCGGAGCGACCCAGCCAAGGCAAACTTTCTTGCGTGGAGCGGCCAAGCAGCTTCTGGCGGCGCCGTCGACGTTGGCATTGTGGCAGGCAAGCAGAGCGCAGCCGCAATTGAGCGAAGACCGCGTCCTGGCCGAACGCAAGGCACGCTTCCGCGACGTACTCGATACAGTTCGTCGCGATTATCTCTAA
- a CDS encoding glycosyltransferase family 2 protein, which translates to MTAAATMDVCVIIAAKNAAETIARAVASALAEPETAEVIVIDDGSTDTTASAALSAADDTGRLNIVRFEKNRGPAAARNHAISISRSPILAILDADDFFLPGRLAQLLGVSDWDFVADNIAFMDETAAASAAADVGRFQPEPRLLDLTGFVEGNISRRGVRRGEIGFLKPLMRRAFLSSHQLAYNETLRLGEDYDLYLRALAKGARYKIIHSCGYAAIVRGNSLSGSHRTEDLKRLYEADRAILADNQLSAEATAVIRRHERHIRGRYEHRRFLDLKSEGGPMAAVTYLLGKPGAVPAVAGGIFADKTERMRPGKPDAPVGLGGSGRLRYLLPASAELSQ; encoded by the coding sequence ATGACCGCAGCTGCAACGATGGACGTTTGTGTCATCATCGCCGCAAAAAATGCCGCCGAAACGATCGCAAGGGCCGTCGCTTCGGCTCTGGCCGAGCCGGAAACGGCCGAGGTCATCGTCATCGACGACGGCTCCACCGACACGACCGCATCAGCCGCCCTGTCCGCTGCCGATGACACCGGGCGATTGAACATCGTGCGCTTTGAAAAAAACAGGGGGCCGGCTGCAGCACGAAACCACGCGATCTCGATCAGCCGCTCGCCTATCCTCGCCATCCTCGATGCCGACGACTTCTTTCTGCCCGGCAGGCTGGCCCAGCTTCTTGGGGTTTCGGATTGGGATTTTGTCGCCGACAACATCGCCTTCATGGACGAGACGGCTGCCGCCAGCGCAGCGGCCGACGTGGGCCGGTTCCAACCGGAGCCGCGCCTTCTCGATCTCACCGGCTTCGTCGAAGGCAATATCTCGCGCCGCGGTGTCAGGCGTGGCGAGATCGGTTTTCTCAAACCCCTCATGCGGCGTGCGTTTCTGTCCAGCCATCAACTCGCTTACAACGAGACCCTCCGCCTCGGGGAAGACTACGACCTCTATCTGCGGGCGCTTGCCAAGGGTGCACGCTACAAGATCATCCACAGCTGCGGCTATGCGGCGATCGTGCGTGGCAATTCGCTCAGCGGTAGTCACCGCACCGAAGACCTGAAGCGCCTTTATGAGGCCGACCGTGCCATCCTCGCCGACAATCAATTGAGTGCAGAAGCGACGGCCGTGATCCGCCGGCATGAACGCCATATCCGGGGACGTTACGAACATCGGCGCTTTCTCGACCTGAAGAGCGAGGGCGGCCCAATGGCTGCCGTCACCTACCTGCTCGGCAAGCCGGGGGCCGTTCCGGCAGTCGCCGGTGGGATCTTTGCCGATAAGACCGAACGTATGCGACCGGGCAAGCCGGATGCCCCGGTGGGACTCGGCGGCTCGGGGCGGCTGCGCTACCTGCTCCCAGCTTCCGCTGAGTTGAGCCAATGA
- a CDS encoding exopolysaccharide production repressor protein — MFAPRVFASMIGALAVFAIVTYLLNGSLTSTLFQTLICAVLMQVGYFLAVVFLVWQKARERDRQAAENARATTDEKQAGKVSPGRLNRPGHFNP, encoded by the coding sequence ATGTTCGCACCACGCGTCTTTGCGAGCATGATTGGCGCTTTGGCGGTCTTTGCCATCGTCACCTATCTGCTGAACGGTTCGCTTACCTCGACCCTTTTTCAAACCTTGATTTGCGCCGTCTTGATGCAGGTCGGGTATTTTCTGGCTGTCGTTTTTCTCGTCTGGCAGAAGGCCCGCGAGCGCGACAGGCAGGCGGCCGAGAACGCACGCGCAACGACCGATGAAAAACAGGCGGGTAAGGTTTCGCCGGGGCGTTTGAACAGGCCGGGTCACTTCAACCCGTAG
- a CDS encoding sugar transferase, whose translation MKSATRSANSPFFSTAESGAFRPVGGISKRGFDIFTASLALVFLSPLFLLLMMLVKFSDGGSVFYGHRRIGHNGRAFRCLKFRTMRADGDRLLQDYLRNNPGAYEEWRATRKLQDDPRVTIVGSVLRKLSLDELPQLINIIRGEMSIVGPRPVVEDELELYDAAAVFYLQSRPGLTGLWQISGRNDVSYAARVAFDTHYVQNWSLIRDFFIVVKTIPAVCFSRGSY comes from the coding sequence ATGAAGTCTGCGACTCGATCGGCCAATTCGCCGTTTTTCAGTACCGCAGAGTCGGGAGCATTTCGTCCGGTAGGAGGAATATCGAAGCGTGGCTTTGATATTTTCACCGCTTCACTGGCTCTCGTCTTTCTCAGTCCGCTCTTCCTGCTCTTGATGATGCTCGTCAAGTTTTCCGATGGTGGATCCGTTTTTTACGGTCACCGCCGTATCGGCCATAACGGCCGTGCATTCCGCTGCCTGAAATTCCGCACGATGCGGGCAGACGGAGATCGGCTCTTGCAGGACTATCTCCGCAACAATCCGGGCGCCTACGAGGAATGGCGTGCGACGCGCAAGCTTCAGGACGACCCGCGCGTGACCATTGTCGGCAGCGTTCTGCGCAAACTCAGCCTCGACGAGTTGCCGCAGCTGATCAACATCATCCGTGGTGAGATGAGCATCGTCGGCCCGCGCCCTGTCGTGGAAGACGAACTCGAACTCTACGACGCCGCAGCCGTGTTCTATCTGCAGTCTCGCCCGGGTCTTACCGGCCTGTGGCAGATCAGCGGCAGGAATGACGTTTCCTATGCCGCCCGCGTCGCCTTCGACACGCACTATGTACAGAACTGGTCGCTGATCCGCGACTTCTTCATCGTCGTCAAGACGATCCCCGCAGTCTGCTTTTCTCGCGGCAGCTACTGA
- a CDS encoding polysaccharide biosynthesis/export family protein, protein MLAAITVFGTLPVHADEYHLGVMDKLKIRVAEWQTAEGAVRDWSVVSGEYTVGASGMVSIPFIGDLPAAGKTTNEMSEAIGLKMQTLFGLRDRPSASVELAQYRPVYLSGEIQKPGEYPYVPNLTVLKAVSLGGGLRRSESGQRFARDYINARGDSSVQVSERNRLLIRRARLQAEIAGKEKIELPKDLKDAPDVAGLLESETALMVSRDKRQKRQLASLADLKSLLESEIQALAKKSETQNRQLDLVIEDRDKIEGLAEKGLALSARKLALEQRVAELQSAVLDIDTASLKAKQDVSKATQDDTNLRNDWDAQLAQDLQNTEAELDTLSIKLGTSRDLMTEALLQSAEAAQSKDDMSDAVISYSIVREKDGKAQQIAADENTPVLPGDVIKVEANLAMR, encoded by the coding sequence ATGCTGGCGGCCATAACTGTGTTCGGCACCTTGCCTGTCCATGCCGACGAGTACCATCTCGGAGTCATGGACAAGTTGAAGATCCGCGTGGCCGAATGGCAGACCGCAGAAGGTGCTGTGCGCGACTGGTCGGTGGTCAGCGGCGAATACACCGTTGGTGCCTCCGGCATGGTCTCCATCCCCTTCATCGGCGATCTGCCGGCGGCGGGCAAAACGACCAACGAGATGAGCGAGGCGATCGGCCTCAAGATGCAGACGCTGTTCGGCCTGCGTGATCGGCCTTCGGCGTCGGTCGAGCTCGCGCAGTATCGTCCGGTCTATCTTTCCGGAGAAATCCAGAAGCCCGGTGAGTACCCTTACGTGCCGAACCTGACGGTCCTCAAGGCCGTCAGCCTTGGCGGCGGGTTGAGACGTTCGGAAAGCGGACAGCGCTTCGCACGCGACTACATCAACGCACGCGGAGATTCGAGCGTGCAGGTCTCCGAACGCAACCGGTTGCTTATCCGGCGCGCGCGCCTGCAGGCGGAGATCGCCGGCAAGGAAAAGATCGAATTGCCGAAGGACTTGAAGGACGCGCCTGACGTCGCCGGCTTGCTTGAAAGCGAGACTGCATTGATGGTTTCGCGCGACAAAAGGCAGAAACGCCAGCTGGCGTCGCTGGCCGATCTCAAGTCTCTGCTCGAAAGCGAAATCCAGGCACTGGCGAAAAAGTCAGAAACGCAGAACCGTCAATTGGATCTCGTGATCGAGGACCGGGACAAGATCGAGGGGCTTGCCGAAAAGGGGCTGGCGCTGAGCGCGCGCAAGCTCGCGCTGGAACAGCGCGTGGCGGAGCTGCAGTCAGCTGTTCTGGATATCGACACGGCGTCTCTGAAGGCAAAGCAGGATGTCAGCAAGGCCACCCAGGACGATACCAACCTGCGCAACGATTGGGATGCCCAGCTTGCCCAGGACCTGCAGAACACCGAAGCTGAGCTCGATACGCTGTCCATCAAACTTGGCACCAGTCGCGACCTCATGACCGAGGCGCTGCTGCAATCGGCCGAGGCGGCACAGTCCAAGGACGACATGTCGGACGCTGTCATCAGCTATTCGATCGTCCGTGAAAAGGATGGCAAGGCGCAACAGATTGCCGCTGACGAGAACACGCCGGTGCTGCCGGGCGACGTGATCAAGGTCGAAGCCAATCTGGCGATGCGCTAG
- a CDS encoding O-antigen ligase family protein — protein sequence MRISKASLVSPGANQAYGTFALAISFFVFAYSSRFGQASILVYYALWLPLVLVDYRSVLGNYGRYIWILAFAVFACLSVFWSAAPGMTARTGVQYLSHVVCALIAMRTIDIRTLVRGALAGVGIVLTYSLLFGVYHLDPLDGTFSFVGAFSSKNQLGFYASLGIYFAFIAPVALRERGLWLAAAGAVGLISAYSLLASQSATSVLTAVAIVGCWLGMRAVGMLSPGHRKGLFLGAVVVGGITAVAATYGGGVDLVLGLFGKDSTLTGRTYLWQQGIQAALSSPVVGVGYQAYWVQGFSEPERLWEEFFIATRSGFHFHNTFIEAMVETGAIGLGLLCTVLLVTVFGHIKRLLAYDHHIESSVLFGVAMLLFVRAFVEIDIMNPYHVGSFLLYFAAGKLTIRQGRRIVSERRLAEARVLASHHPQLRF from the coding sequence ATGAGGATTTCCAAGGCAAGCCTCGTTTCTCCTGGTGCAAACCAGGCCTACGGTACGTTTGCGCTGGCGATATCGTTCTTCGTCTTTGCCTATTCCTCGCGGTTCGGGCAGGCGTCGATCCTTGTCTACTATGCGCTGTGGCTGCCGTTGGTGCTCGTCGACTATCGAAGCGTGCTCGGCAATTACGGCAGATATATCTGGATCCTTGCTTTTGCCGTCTTTGCCTGCCTTTCCGTCTTCTGGTCGGCAGCGCCCGGGATGACGGCAAGGACGGGAGTTCAGTATCTCTCGCATGTCGTTTGCGCGCTGATTGCCATGCGCACGATCGACATCCGCACGCTCGTGCGCGGCGCACTGGCGGGCGTCGGTATCGTGCTCACCTATTCGCTGCTGTTCGGCGTCTACCACCTCGATCCGCTCGACGGTACGTTCAGCTTTGTCGGCGCCTTTTCCTCGAAGAACCAGCTTGGCTTTTACGCCTCACTCGGGATCTACTTCGCCTTCATCGCCCCAGTCGCGCTCAGGGAACGCGGGCTTTGGCTCGCCGCCGCCGGGGCCGTTGGGCTGATATCAGCCTATTCGCTGCTTGCCTCGCAATCGGCGACGTCGGTTCTGACGGCCGTCGCCATCGTTGGCTGCTGGCTCGGCATGCGCGCCGTGGGCATGCTGTCGCCCGGTCATCGCAAGGGACTGTTCTTAGGTGCTGTTGTCGTCGGCGGGATCACCGCCGTCGCTGCGACCTATGGCGGCGGCGTCGACCTCGTTCTCGGCCTCTTCGGCAAGGATTCCACGCTTACGGGGCGAACCTACCTTTGGCAGCAAGGGATACAAGCCGCTTTATCCTCGCCTGTCGTCGGGGTGGGCTACCAGGCCTATTGGGTTCAGGGCTTCTCCGAACCCGAACGTCTCTGGGAAGAGTTCTTCATCGCCACCCGCTCGGGCTTCCACTTCCACAACACCTTCATCGAGGCGATGGTGGAGACCGGAGCAATCGGGCTCGGGCTCCTCTGCACCGTGCTTCTGGTCACTGTCTTCGGCCATATCAAACGGTTGCTGGCCTATGACCATCACATCGAATCCTCGGTGCTCTTCGGCGTCGCCATGCTGCTTTTCGTGCGGGCATTTGTCGAAATCGACATCATGAATCCCTATCACGTCGGTTCCTTCCTGCTCTACTTCGCAGCCGGCAAGCTGACGATAAGGCAAGGCCGGCGCATCGTCAGCGAGCGGCGCCTTGCAGAGGCCAGGGTGTTGGCGAGCCATCATCCGCAGCTGAGGTTCTGA
- a CDS encoding acyltransferase family protein — translation MKTIHGIQYLRALAALGVVLFHAAERTGHHFAIGAAGVDVFFVISGFIMWVISDRRPTAPLAFLRERLRRIAPIYWLATLVMIGGGVAGLFPNLVLTLGHILASLVFIPARSPSSGEIWPVLVQGWTLNFEMFFYVVFAASLMLPRDRRLPVMAALFVSLVLLGLTITTQNALILTYTRPVILEFVAGMIVAEFWLRGRTAGPGLGIVLVLGAFTGFAALAVLRLPFDERVLGPLAVMLVVGTLALEAGGWFQKWTLPTLLGDASYSIYLWHTFAISVVVKAAAMIGLNSVLTLLCALAAGTLAGVAAYLLIERPLIRRTRSRLPLNRVREAS, via the coding sequence ATGAAAACCATCCACGGCATCCAGTATCTACGTGCGCTTGCGGCGCTGGGGGTCGTGCTCTTTCACGCAGCCGAACGAACAGGCCATCACTTCGCGATCGGCGCGGCCGGGGTCGACGTCTTCTTCGTCATCAGCGGCTTTATCATGTGGGTGATCAGCGACCGGCGCCCGACCGCGCCGCTGGCATTCCTTAGAGAGCGCCTACGCCGGATTGCGCCGATCTATTGGCTCGCGACCCTGGTGATGATCGGCGGCGGCGTTGCCGGCCTCTTCCCGAACCTCGTGCTGACGCTCGGACACATCCTGGCGTCCCTGGTGTTCATCCCCGCACGCTCGCCAAGCAGCGGCGAGATCTGGCCGGTGCTCGTGCAAGGTTGGACACTCAACTTCGAAATGTTCTTCTACGTCGTCTTTGCGGCATCTTTGATGCTGCCAAGGGACCGCCGGCTACCGGTGATGGCAGCGCTGTTTGTGTCGCTGGTGCTGCTCGGCCTCACGATCACTACGCAAAACGCGCTGATTTTGACCTATACGCGCCCGGTCATCCTGGAATTTGTCGCCGGCATGATTGTCGCCGAGTTCTGGCTGCGGGGCAGGACCGCCGGGCCAGGCCTCGGCATTGTGCTTGTCCTTGGCGCATTCACCGGATTTGCAGCCCTTGCCGTCCTGCGCCTGCCGTTTGACGAAAGGGTATTGGGGCCGCTGGCAGTCATGCTTGTCGTCGGCACTCTTGCGCTTGAAGCCGGCGGCTGGTTTCAAAAATGGACATTACCGACGTTGCTCGGCGATGCCTCCTATTCGATCTACCTCTGGCACACCTTCGCCATATCGGTCGTCGTCAAGGCTGCTGCGATGATCGGTCTGAATTCAGTGCTGACGCTACTCTGCGCTCTGGCCGCCGGCACGCTGGCCGGTGTTGCGGCTTATCTCCTGATCGAGCGTCCGCTCATTCGACGCACCCGCTCCAGATTGCCTCTGAACCGGGTACGCGAGGCATCCTAG